The following coding sequences are from one Brienomyrus brachyistius isolate T26 chromosome 2, BBRACH_0.4, whole genome shotgun sequence window:
- the patz1 gene encoding POZ-, AT hook-, and zinc finger-containing protein 1 isoform X5, translating to MERVAEQPWNSSYTYQVSKHSAEMLHNLNAQRKDGGRFCDVVLRVGEESFPAHRAVLAACSEYFESVFSCQAEDGETKELEMHTISPKVFKDILDFAYTSRIVVRLECFPELMTAAKFLLMRSVIEICQEVIKQSNVQILVPPTRGDLSLFRTAPAADLGYPVPLDMSNGAALLANGSAFGSNGQTHDVDGAHAPGSVLSGGGSQSALSALHAVDRPPGTQAELAGNPFQGTVKRGRGRPKKVPTMEPVLFNHTAHKDHSVYPCGVCGKVFTEAVRLRNHEAQHAASSAAGNASAAVGVGGPGLLAHPQAGLLENGVVLHVAADGGRKRERTRRHVGCDICGKVFRDVYHLNRHKLSHSGEKPYACPVCGLRFKRKDRMSYHVRSHDGSVGKPYVCHSCGKGFSRPDHLNGHIKQVHTSERPHKCQICNASFATRDRLRSHLACHEDKIPCQVCGKFLRAAYMTDHLKKHSEGPHNYCAICNKGFSTASYLKVHVKTHHGTPLLPAATAHPFPEPRESQTHNGTPYHSGRPCAVEDGQEDVSKCPHQDSGSSDTSFGELSDVGELKSQRKGPDAGLSGFPCPGGGAGSTGGGGKAKADSEKKHPCSDCGQAFRSKSYLNKHLQRVHGGAQKGVSGAGAALGDLPPSLGSPFSPQQNMSLLESFGFQIVQSAFASSLADTEAGQSSMGMGGK from the exons ATGGAGAGGGTAGCGGAGCAGCCGTGGAATTCGTCCTACACCTACCAGGTGAGCAAGCACAGCGCCGAGATGCTGCACAACCTCAACGCGCAGAGAAAAGATGGAGGCCGCTTCTGCGACGTGGTGCTGCGCGTCGGCGAGGAGAGCTTCCCGGCGCACAGGGCGGTGCTGGCGGCCTGCAGCGAGTACTTCGAGTCTGTGTTCAGCTGCCAGGCGGAGGACGGCGAGACCAAGGAGCTGGAGATGCACACCATCAGCCCCAAAGTTTTTAAGGACATCCTGGACTTCGCGTACACCTCTAGGATCGTGGTGCGCCTGGAGTGCTTCCCCGAGCTGATGACTGCCGCCAAGTTCCTGCTGATGCGCTCGGTCATCGAGATTTGCCAGGAGGTGATCAAGCAGTCCAACGTGCAGATCCTGGTCCCGCCTACACGGGGGGACCTCAGCCTGTTTCGCACGGCGCCGGCCGCCGACCTGGGTTACCCCGTCCCCCTGGACATGTCCAACGGCGCGGCACTTCTGGCCAACGGTTCCGCCTTCGGGAGCAACGGGCAGACCCACGACGTGGATGGCGCCCATGCCCCCGGGTCGGTGCTGTCTGGCGGTGGTTCCCAATCCGCCCTGTCGGCGCTACACGCCGTCGACAGGCCGCCGGGGACGCAGGCGGAGCTGGCCGGGAACCCCTTTCAGGGTACCGTTAAGAGAGGCAGGGGGCGGCCGAAGAAGGTGCCGACCATGGAGCCGGTGCTGTTCAACCACACCGCGCACAAGGATCACAGCGTTTACCCCTGCGGTGTCTGCGGGAAGGTGTTCACCGAGGCAGTGCGCTTGCGGAACCACGAAGCGCAGCATGCAGCGTCCAGCGCCGCCGGGAACGCGTCGGCGGCCGTGGGCGTGGGCGGCCCCGGGCTGCTGGCCCACCCCCAGGCTGGGCTGCTGGAGAACGGCGTGGTGCTGCACGTTGCCGCTGACGGCGGCCGCAAGCGGGAGCGGACGAGGCGCCACGTCGGCTGCGACATCTGTGGGAAGGTGTTTCGGGACGTGTATCACCTGAACCGCCACAAGCTGTCGCACTCCGGCGAGAAGCCGTACGCCTGTCCGGTGTGCGGGCTGCGCTTCAAGCGCAAGGACAGGATGTCCTACCATGTGCGCTCCCACGACGGCTCTGTGGGAAAGCCGTACGTCTGCCACAGCTGCGGGAAGGGCTTTTCCAG ACCAGATCATCTGAACGGACACATAAAACAGGTCCACACGTCAGAGAGACCCCACAAGTGCCAG ATATGCAACGCCTCCTTTGCCACACGAGACCGGCTGCGGTCCCACCTGGCCTGTCACGAAGACAAGATCCCCTGTCAGGTGTGTGGGAAGTTCCTGCGGGCTGCTTACATGACGGACCACCTGAAAAAACACAGCGAGGGGCCTCACAACTACTGTGCCATATGCAACAAAG GTTTCTCCACTGCCTCCTACCTTAAGGTGCATGTAAAAACGCACCACGGCACTCCTCTGCTCCCTGCTGCCACTGCGCACCCCTTCCCCGAGCCCCGCGAGTCTCAGACGCACAATGGCACCCCCTACCACTCGGGACGCCCGTGCGCAGTGGAAG ACGGGCAGGAAGATGTCAGCAAGTGTCCTCACCAGGACTCCGGGAGCTCGGATACTTCCTTTGGAGAGCTCTCCGACGTTGGGGAGCTTAAGTCTCAGCGTAAAGGGCCGGATGCTGGGCTGAGCGGGTTCCCTTGCCCCGGGGGGGGCGCCGGATCCACAGGCGGGGGCGGCAAAGCCAAAGCGGACTCTGAAAAGAAGCACCCGTGCAGCGACTGCGGCCAGGCCTTCCGCTCAAAGTCCTACCTCAACAAGCACCTGCAGCGGGTACACGGCGGAGCTCAGAAAGGGGTTTCGGGGGCGGGGGCCGCCCTCGGGGACCTGCCCCCCTCGCTGgggtctcccttctctcctcagCAGAACATGTCCCTTCTGGAGTCATTTGGCTTTCAGATTGTACAATCGgccttcgcctcctccctggctgaTACAGAAGCTGGTCAGAGCAGCATGGGGATGGGGGGCAAATGA
- the patz1 gene encoding POZ-, AT hook-, and zinc finger-containing protein 1 isoform X1: MERVAEQPWNSSYTYQVSKHSAEMLHNLNAQRKDGGRFCDVVLRVGEESFPAHRAVLAACSEYFESVFSCQAEDGETKELEMHTISPKVFKDILDFAYTSRIVVRLECFPELMTAAKFLLMRSVIEICQEVIKQSNVQILVPPTRGDLSLFRTAPAADLGYPVPLDMSNGAALLANGSAFGSNGQTHDVDGAHAPGSVLSGGGSQSALSALHAVDRPPGTQAELAGNPFQGTVKRGRGRPKKVPTMEPVLFNHTAHKDHSVYPCGVCGKVFTEAVRLRNHEAQHAASSAAGNASAAVGVGGPGLLAHPQAGLLENGVVLHVAADGGRKRERTRRHVGCDICGKVFRDVYHLNRHKLSHSGEKPYACPVCGLRFKRKDRMSYHVRSHDGSVGKPYVCHSCGKGFSRPDHLNGHIKQVHTSERPHKCQVSTSGGGVATCPEPLKICNASFATRDRLRSHLACHEDKIPCQVCGKFLRAAYMTDHLKKHSEGPHNYCAICNKGFSTASYLKVHVKTHHGTPLLPAATAHPFPEPRESQTHNGTPYHSGRPCAVEDLCTSRRLLVAFPEAEGRFRGLAGPPVLPPPCPPSLSLQPELLLGKPGGAPYFWECRAAGAPGFPPQGPPADGQEDVSKCPHQDSGSSDTSFGELSDVGELKSQRKGPDAGLSGFPCPGGGAGSTGGGGKAKADSEKKHPCSDCGQAFRSKSYLNKHLQRVHGGAQKGVSGAGAALGDLPPSLGSPFSPQQNMSLLESFGFQIVQSAFASSLADTEAGQSSMGMGGK, from the exons ATGGAGAGGGTAGCGGAGCAGCCGTGGAATTCGTCCTACACCTACCAGGTGAGCAAGCACAGCGCCGAGATGCTGCACAACCTCAACGCGCAGAGAAAAGATGGAGGCCGCTTCTGCGACGTGGTGCTGCGCGTCGGCGAGGAGAGCTTCCCGGCGCACAGGGCGGTGCTGGCGGCCTGCAGCGAGTACTTCGAGTCTGTGTTCAGCTGCCAGGCGGAGGACGGCGAGACCAAGGAGCTGGAGATGCACACCATCAGCCCCAAAGTTTTTAAGGACATCCTGGACTTCGCGTACACCTCTAGGATCGTGGTGCGCCTGGAGTGCTTCCCCGAGCTGATGACTGCCGCCAAGTTCCTGCTGATGCGCTCGGTCATCGAGATTTGCCAGGAGGTGATCAAGCAGTCCAACGTGCAGATCCTGGTCCCGCCTACACGGGGGGACCTCAGCCTGTTTCGCACGGCGCCGGCCGCCGACCTGGGTTACCCCGTCCCCCTGGACATGTCCAACGGCGCGGCACTTCTGGCCAACGGTTCCGCCTTCGGGAGCAACGGGCAGACCCACGACGTGGATGGCGCCCATGCCCCCGGGTCGGTGCTGTCTGGCGGTGGTTCCCAATCCGCCCTGTCGGCGCTACACGCCGTCGACAGGCCGCCGGGGACGCAGGCGGAGCTGGCCGGGAACCCCTTTCAGGGTACCGTTAAGAGAGGCAGGGGGCGGCCGAAGAAGGTGCCGACCATGGAGCCGGTGCTGTTCAACCACACCGCGCACAAGGATCACAGCGTTTACCCCTGCGGTGTCTGCGGGAAGGTGTTCACCGAGGCAGTGCGCTTGCGGAACCACGAAGCGCAGCATGCAGCGTCCAGCGCCGCCGGGAACGCGTCGGCGGCCGTGGGCGTGGGCGGCCCCGGGCTGCTGGCCCACCCCCAGGCTGGGCTGCTGGAGAACGGCGTGGTGCTGCACGTTGCCGCTGACGGCGGCCGCAAGCGGGAGCGGACGAGGCGCCACGTCGGCTGCGACATCTGTGGGAAGGTGTTTCGGGACGTGTATCACCTGAACCGCCACAAGCTGTCGCACTCCGGCGAGAAGCCGTACGCCTGTCCGGTGTGCGGGCTGCGCTTCAAGCGCAAGGACAGGATGTCCTACCATGTGCGCTCCCACGACGGCTCTGTGGGAAAGCCGTACGTCTGCCACAGCTGCGGGAAGGGCTTTTCCAG ACCAGATCATCTGAACGGACACATAAAACAGGTCCACACGTCAGAGAGACCCCACAAGTGCCAGGTGAGTACATCAGGCGGTGGGGTCGCGACCTGTCCGGAGCCTCTGAAG ATATGCAACGCCTCCTTTGCCACACGAGACCGGCTGCGGTCCCACCTGGCCTGTCACGAAGACAAGATCCCCTGTCAGGTGTGTGGGAAGTTCCTGCGGGCTGCTTACATGACGGACCACCTGAAAAAACACAGCGAGGGGCCTCACAACTACTGTGCCATATGCAACAAAG GTTTCTCCACTGCCTCCTACCTTAAGGTGCATGTAAAAACGCACCACGGCACTCCTCTGCTCCCTGCTGCCACTGCGCACCCCTTCCCCGAGCCCCGCGAGTCTCAGACGCACAATGGCACCCCCTACCACTCGGGACGCCCGTGCGCAGTGGAAG ACCTGTGCACCAGTCGGAGGCTGCTGGTCGCATTCCCCGAGGCGGAGGGCCGTTTCCGCGGGCTGGCTGGGCCCCCGGTGCtgcccccgccctgcccccccagtcttaGCTTACAGCCCGAGCTCCTCCTGGGCAAGCCTGGGGGAGCTCCCTATTTCTGGGAGTGCCGTGCTGCTGGGGCGCCAGGCTTTCCCCCGCAAGGGCCTCCTGCAG ACGGGCAGGAAGATGTCAGCAAGTGTCCTCACCAGGACTCCGGGAGCTCGGATACTTCCTTTGGAGAGCTCTCCGACGTTGGGGAGCTTAAGTCTCAGCGTAAAGGGCCGGATGCTGGGCTGAGCGGGTTCCCTTGCCCCGGGGGGGGCGCCGGATCCACAGGCGGGGGCGGCAAAGCCAAAGCGGACTCTGAAAAGAAGCACCCGTGCAGCGACTGCGGCCAGGCCTTCCGCTCAAAGTCCTACCTCAACAAGCACCTGCAGCGGGTACACGGCGGAGCTCAGAAAGGGGTTTCGGGGGCGGGGGCCGCCCTCGGGGACCTGCCCCCCTCGCTGgggtctcccttctctcctcagCAGAACATGTCCCTTCTGGAGTCATTTGGCTTTCAGATTGTACAATCGgccttcgcctcctccctggctgaTACAGAAGCTGGTCAGAGCAGCATGGGGATGGGGGGCAAATGA
- the patz1 gene encoding POZ-, AT hook-, and zinc finger-containing protein 1 isoform X4, translated as MERVAEQPWNSSYTYQVSKHSAEMLHNLNAQRKDGGRFCDVVLRVGEESFPAHRAVLAACSEYFESVFSCQAEDGETKELEMHTISPKVFKDILDFAYTSRIVVRLECFPELMTAAKFLLMRSVIEICQEVIKQSNVQILVPPTRGDLSLFRTAPAADLGYPVPLDMSNGAALLANGSAFGSNGQTHDVDGAHAPGSVLSGGGSQSALSALHAVDRPPGTQAELAGNPFQGTVKRGRGRPKKVPTMEPVLFNHTAHKDHSVYPCGVCGKVFTEAVRLRNHEAQHAASSAAGNASAAVGVGGPGLLAHPQAGLLENGVVLHVAADGGRKRERTRRHVGCDICGKVFRDVYHLNRHKLSHSGEKPYACPVCGLRFKRKDRMSYHVRSHDGSVGKPYVCHSCGKGFSRPDHLNGHIKQVHTSERPHKCQVSTSGGGVATCPEPLKICNASFATRDRLRSHLACHEDKIPCQVCGKFLRAAYMTDHLKKHSEGPHNYCAICNKGFSTASYLKVHVKTHHGTPLLPAATAHPFPEPRESQTHNGTPYHSGRPCAVEDGQEDVSKCPHQDSGSSDTSFGELSDVGELKSQRKGPDAGLSGFPCPGGGAGSTGGGGKAKADSEKKHPCSDCGQAFRSKSYLNKHLQRVHGGAQKGVSGAGAALGDLPPSLGSPFSPQQNMSLLESFGFQIVQSAFASSLADTEAGQSSMGMGGK; from the exons ATGGAGAGGGTAGCGGAGCAGCCGTGGAATTCGTCCTACACCTACCAGGTGAGCAAGCACAGCGCCGAGATGCTGCACAACCTCAACGCGCAGAGAAAAGATGGAGGCCGCTTCTGCGACGTGGTGCTGCGCGTCGGCGAGGAGAGCTTCCCGGCGCACAGGGCGGTGCTGGCGGCCTGCAGCGAGTACTTCGAGTCTGTGTTCAGCTGCCAGGCGGAGGACGGCGAGACCAAGGAGCTGGAGATGCACACCATCAGCCCCAAAGTTTTTAAGGACATCCTGGACTTCGCGTACACCTCTAGGATCGTGGTGCGCCTGGAGTGCTTCCCCGAGCTGATGACTGCCGCCAAGTTCCTGCTGATGCGCTCGGTCATCGAGATTTGCCAGGAGGTGATCAAGCAGTCCAACGTGCAGATCCTGGTCCCGCCTACACGGGGGGACCTCAGCCTGTTTCGCACGGCGCCGGCCGCCGACCTGGGTTACCCCGTCCCCCTGGACATGTCCAACGGCGCGGCACTTCTGGCCAACGGTTCCGCCTTCGGGAGCAACGGGCAGACCCACGACGTGGATGGCGCCCATGCCCCCGGGTCGGTGCTGTCTGGCGGTGGTTCCCAATCCGCCCTGTCGGCGCTACACGCCGTCGACAGGCCGCCGGGGACGCAGGCGGAGCTGGCCGGGAACCCCTTTCAGGGTACCGTTAAGAGAGGCAGGGGGCGGCCGAAGAAGGTGCCGACCATGGAGCCGGTGCTGTTCAACCACACCGCGCACAAGGATCACAGCGTTTACCCCTGCGGTGTCTGCGGGAAGGTGTTCACCGAGGCAGTGCGCTTGCGGAACCACGAAGCGCAGCATGCAGCGTCCAGCGCCGCCGGGAACGCGTCGGCGGCCGTGGGCGTGGGCGGCCCCGGGCTGCTGGCCCACCCCCAGGCTGGGCTGCTGGAGAACGGCGTGGTGCTGCACGTTGCCGCTGACGGCGGCCGCAAGCGGGAGCGGACGAGGCGCCACGTCGGCTGCGACATCTGTGGGAAGGTGTTTCGGGACGTGTATCACCTGAACCGCCACAAGCTGTCGCACTCCGGCGAGAAGCCGTACGCCTGTCCGGTGTGCGGGCTGCGCTTCAAGCGCAAGGACAGGATGTCCTACCATGTGCGCTCCCACGACGGCTCTGTGGGAAAGCCGTACGTCTGCCACAGCTGCGGGAAGGGCTTTTCCAG ACCAGATCATCTGAACGGACACATAAAACAGGTCCACACGTCAGAGAGACCCCACAAGTGCCAGGTGAGTACATCAGGCGGTGGGGTCGCGACCTGTCCGGAGCCTCTGAAG ATATGCAACGCCTCCTTTGCCACACGAGACCGGCTGCGGTCCCACCTGGCCTGTCACGAAGACAAGATCCCCTGTCAGGTGTGTGGGAAGTTCCTGCGGGCTGCTTACATGACGGACCACCTGAAAAAACACAGCGAGGGGCCTCACAACTACTGTGCCATATGCAACAAAG GTTTCTCCACTGCCTCCTACCTTAAGGTGCATGTAAAAACGCACCACGGCACTCCTCTGCTCCCTGCTGCCACTGCGCACCCCTTCCCCGAGCCCCGCGAGTCTCAGACGCACAATGGCACCCCCTACCACTCGGGACGCCCGTGCGCAGTGGAAG ACGGGCAGGAAGATGTCAGCAAGTGTCCTCACCAGGACTCCGGGAGCTCGGATACTTCCTTTGGAGAGCTCTCCGACGTTGGGGAGCTTAAGTCTCAGCGTAAAGGGCCGGATGCTGGGCTGAGCGGGTTCCCTTGCCCCGGGGGGGGCGCCGGATCCACAGGCGGGGGCGGCAAAGCCAAAGCGGACTCTGAAAAGAAGCACCCGTGCAGCGACTGCGGCCAGGCCTTCCGCTCAAAGTCCTACCTCAACAAGCACCTGCAGCGGGTACACGGCGGAGCTCAGAAAGGGGTTTCGGGGGCGGGGGCCGCCCTCGGGGACCTGCCCCCCTCGCTGgggtctcccttctctcctcagCAGAACATGTCCCTTCTGGAGTCATTTGGCTTTCAGATTGTACAATCGgccttcgcctcctccctggctgaTACAGAAGCTGGTCAGAGCAGCATGGGGATGGGGGGCAAATGA
- the patz1 gene encoding POZ-, AT hook-, and zinc finger-containing protein 1 isoform X2, which produces MERVAEQPWNSSYTYQVSKHSAEMLHNLNAQRKDGGRFCDVVLRVGEESFPAHRAVLAACSEYFESVFSCQAEDGETKELEMHTISPKVFKDILDFAYTSRIVVRLECFPELMTAAKFLLMRSVIEICQEVIKQSNVQILVPPTRGDLSLFRTAPAADLGYPVPLDMSNGAALLANGSAFGSNGQTHDVDGAHAPGSVLSGGGSQSALSALHAVDRPPGTQAELAGNPFQGTVKRGRGRPKKVPTMEPVLFNHTAHKDHSVYPCGVCGKVFTEAVRLRNHEAQHAASSAAGNASAAVGVGGPGLLAHPQAGLLENGVVLHVAADGGRKRERTRRHVGCDICGKVFRDVYHLNRHKLSHSGEKPYACPVCGLRFKRKDRMSYHVRSHDGSVGKPYVCHSCGKGFSRPDHLNGHIKQVHTSERPHKCQICNASFATRDRLRSHLACHEDKIPCQVCGKFLRAAYMTDHLKKHSEGPHNYCAICNKGFSTASYLKVHVKTHHGTPLLPAATAHPFPEPRESQTHNGTPYHSGRPCAVEDLCTSRRLLVAFPEAEGRFRGLAGPPVLPPPCPPSLSLQPELLLGKPGGAPYFWECRAAGAPGFPPQGPPADGQEDVSKCPHQDSGSSDTSFGELSDVGELKSQRKGPDAGLSGFPCPGGGAGSTGGGGKAKADSEKKHPCSDCGQAFRSKSYLNKHLQRVHGGAQKGVSGAGAALGDLPPSLGSPFSPQQNMSLLESFGFQIVQSAFASSLADTEAGQSSMGMGGK; this is translated from the exons ATGGAGAGGGTAGCGGAGCAGCCGTGGAATTCGTCCTACACCTACCAGGTGAGCAAGCACAGCGCCGAGATGCTGCACAACCTCAACGCGCAGAGAAAAGATGGAGGCCGCTTCTGCGACGTGGTGCTGCGCGTCGGCGAGGAGAGCTTCCCGGCGCACAGGGCGGTGCTGGCGGCCTGCAGCGAGTACTTCGAGTCTGTGTTCAGCTGCCAGGCGGAGGACGGCGAGACCAAGGAGCTGGAGATGCACACCATCAGCCCCAAAGTTTTTAAGGACATCCTGGACTTCGCGTACACCTCTAGGATCGTGGTGCGCCTGGAGTGCTTCCCCGAGCTGATGACTGCCGCCAAGTTCCTGCTGATGCGCTCGGTCATCGAGATTTGCCAGGAGGTGATCAAGCAGTCCAACGTGCAGATCCTGGTCCCGCCTACACGGGGGGACCTCAGCCTGTTTCGCACGGCGCCGGCCGCCGACCTGGGTTACCCCGTCCCCCTGGACATGTCCAACGGCGCGGCACTTCTGGCCAACGGTTCCGCCTTCGGGAGCAACGGGCAGACCCACGACGTGGATGGCGCCCATGCCCCCGGGTCGGTGCTGTCTGGCGGTGGTTCCCAATCCGCCCTGTCGGCGCTACACGCCGTCGACAGGCCGCCGGGGACGCAGGCGGAGCTGGCCGGGAACCCCTTTCAGGGTACCGTTAAGAGAGGCAGGGGGCGGCCGAAGAAGGTGCCGACCATGGAGCCGGTGCTGTTCAACCACACCGCGCACAAGGATCACAGCGTTTACCCCTGCGGTGTCTGCGGGAAGGTGTTCACCGAGGCAGTGCGCTTGCGGAACCACGAAGCGCAGCATGCAGCGTCCAGCGCCGCCGGGAACGCGTCGGCGGCCGTGGGCGTGGGCGGCCCCGGGCTGCTGGCCCACCCCCAGGCTGGGCTGCTGGAGAACGGCGTGGTGCTGCACGTTGCCGCTGACGGCGGCCGCAAGCGGGAGCGGACGAGGCGCCACGTCGGCTGCGACATCTGTGGGAAGGTGTTTCGGGACGTGTATCACCTGAACCGCCACAAGCTGTCGCACTCCGGCGAGAAGCCGTACGCCTGTCCGGTGTGCGGGCTGCGCTTCAAGCGCAAGGACAGGATGTCCTACCATGTGCGCTCCCACGACGGCTCTGTGGGAAAGCCGTACGTCTGCCACAGCTGCGGGAAGGGCTTTTCCAG ACCAGATCATCTGAACGGACACATAAAACAGGTCCACACGTCAGAGAGACCCCACAAGTGCCAG ATATGCAACGCCTCCTTTGCCACACGAGACCGGCTGCGGTCCCACCTGGCCTGTCACGAAGACAAGATCCCCTGTCAGGTGTGTGGGAAGTTCCTGCGGGCTGCTTACATGACGGACCACCTGAAAAAACACAGCGAGGGGCCTCACAACTACTGTGCCATATGCAACAAAG GTTTCTCCACTGCCTCCTACCTTAAGGTGCATGTAAAAACGCACCACGGCACTCCTCTGCTCCCTGCTGCCACTGCGCACCCCTTCCCCGAGCCCCGCGAGTCTCAGACGCACAATGGCACCCCCTACCACTCGGGACGCCCGTGCGCAGTGGAAG ACCTGTGCACCAGTCGGAGGCTGCTGGTCGCATTCCCCGAGGCGGAGGGCCGTTTCCGCGGGCTGGCTGGGCCCCCGGTGCtgcccccgccctgcccccccagtcttaGCTTACAGCCCGAGCTCCTCCTGGGCAAGCCTGGGGGAGCTCCCTATTTCTGGGAGTGCCGTGCTGCTGGGGCGCCAGGCTTTCCCCCGCAAGGGCCTCCTGCAG ACGGGCAGGAAGATGTCAGCAAGTGTCCTCACCAGGACTCCGGGAGCTCGGATACTTCCTTTGGAGAGCTCTCCGACGTTGGGGAGCTTAAGTCTCAGCGTAAAGGGCCGGATGCTGGGCTGAGCGGGTTCCCTTGCCCCGGGGGGGGCGCCGGATCCACAGGCGGGGGCGGCAAAGCCAAAGCGGACTCTGAAAAGAAGCACCCGTGCAGCGACTGCGGCCAGGCCTTCCGCTCAAAGTCCTACCTCAACAAGCACCTGCAGCGGGTACACGGCGGAGCTCAGAAAGGGGTTTCGGGGGCGGGGGCCGCCCTCGGGGACCTGCCCCCCTCGCTGgggtctcccttctctcctcagCAGAACATGTCCCTTCTGGAGTCATTTGGCTTTCAGATTGTACAATCGgccttcgcctcctccctggctgaTACAGAAGCTGGTCAGAGCAGCATGGGGATGGGGGGCAAATGA
- the patz1 gene encoding POZ-, AT hook-, and zinc finger-containing protein 1 isoform X7: protein MERVAEQPWNSSYTYQVSKHSAEMLHNLNAQRKDGGRFCDVVLRVGEESFPAHRAVLAACSEYFESVFSCQAEDGETKELEMHTISPKVFKDILDFAYTSRIVVRLECFPELMTAAKFLLMRSVIEICQEVIKQSNVQILVPPTRGDLSLFRTAPAADLGYPVPLDMSNGAALLANGSAFGSNGQTHDVDGAHAPGSVLSGGGSQSALSALHAVDRPPGTQAELAGNPFQGTVKRGRGRPKKVPTMEPVLFNHTAHKDHSVYPCGVCGKVFTEAVRLRNHEAQHAASSAAGNASAAVGVGGPGLLAHPQAGLLENGVVLHVAADGGRKRERTRRHVGCDICGKVFRDVYHLNRHKLSHSGEKPYACPVCGLRFKRKDRMSYHVRSHDGSVGKPYVCHSCGKGFSRPDHLNGHIKQVHTSERPHKCQICNASFATRDRLRSHLACHEDKIPCQVCGKFLRAAYMTDHLKKHSEGPHNYCAICNKDGQEDVSKCPHQDSGSSDTSFGELSDVGELKSQRKGPDAGLSGFPCPGGGAGSTGGGGKAKADSEKKHPCSDCGQAFRSKSYLNKHLQRVHGGAQKGVSGAGAALGDLPPSLGSPFSPQQNMSLLESFGFQIVQSAFASSLADTEAGQSSMGMGGK from the exons ATGGAGAGGGTAGCGGAGCAGCCGTGGAATTCGTCCTACACCTACCAGGTGAGCAAGCACAGCGCCGAGATGCTGCACAACCTCAACGCGCAGAGAAAAGATGGAGGCCGCTTCTGCGACGTGGTGCTGCGCGTCGGCGAGGAGAGCTTCCCGGCGCACAGGGCGGTGCTGGCGGCCTGCAGCGAGTACTTCGAGTCTGTGTTCAGCTGCCAGGCGGAGGACGGCGAGACCAAGGAGCTGGAGATGCACACCATCAGCCCCAAAGTTTTTAAGGACATCCTGGACTTCGCGTACACCTCTAGGATCGTGGTGCGCCTGGAGTGCTTCCCCGAGCTGATGACTGCCGCCAAGTTCCTGCTGATGCGCTCGGTCATCGAGATTTGCCAGGAGGTGATCAAGCAGTCCAACGTGCAGATCCTGGTCCCGCCTACACGGGGGGACCTCAGCCTGTTTCGCACGGCGCCGGCCGCCGACCTGGGTTACCCCGTCCCCCTGGACATGTCCAACGGCGCGGCACTTCTGGCCAACGGTTCCGCCTTCGGGAGCAACGGGCAGACCCACGACGTGGATGGCGCCCATGCCCCCGGGTCGGTGCTGTCTGGCGGTGGTTCCCAATCCGCCCTGTCGGCGCTACACGCCGTCGACAGGCCGCCGGGGACGCAGGCGGAGCTGGCCGGGAACCCCTTTCAGGGTACCGTTAAGAGAGGCAGGGGGCGGCCGAAGAAGGTGCCGACCATGGAGCCGGTGCTGTTCAACCACACCGCGCACAAGGATCACAGCGTTTACCCCTGCGGTGTCTGCGGGAAGGTGTTCACCGAGGCAGTGCGCTTGCGGAACCACGAAGCGCAGCATGCAGCGTCCAGCGCCGCCGGGAACGCGTCGGCGGCCGTGGGCGTGGGCGGCCCCGGGCTGCTGGCCCACCCCCAGGCTGGGCTGCTGGAGAACGGCGTGGTGCTGCACGTTGCCGCTGACGGCGGCCGCAAGCGGGAGCGGACGAGGCGCCACGTCGGCTGCGACATCTGTGGGAAGGTGTTTCGGGACGTGTATCACCTGAACCGCCACAAGCTGTCGCACTCCGGCGAGAAGCCGTACGCCTGTCCGGTGTGCGGGCTGCGCTTCAAGCGCAAGGACAGGATGTCCTACCATGTGCGCTCCCACGACGGCTCTGTGGGAAAGCCGTACGTCTGCCACAGCTGCGGGAAGGGCTTTTCCAG ACCAGATCATCTGAACGGACACATAAAACAGGTCCACACGTCAGAGAGACCCCACAAGTGCCAG ATATGCAACGCCTCCTTTGCCACACGAGACCGGCTGCGGTCCCACCTGGCCTGTCACGAAGACAAGATCCCCTGTCAGGTGTGTGGGAAGTTCCTGCGGGCTGCTTACATGACGGACCACCTGAAAAAACACAGCGAGGGGCCTCACAACTACTGTGCCATATGCAACAAAG ACGGGCAGGAAGATGTCAGCAAGTGTCCTCACCAGGACTCCGGGAGCTCGGATACTTCCTTTGGAGAGCTCTCCGACGTTGGGGAGCTTAAGTCTCAGCGTAAAGGGCCGGATGCTGGGCTGAGCGGGTTCCCTTGCCCCGGGGGGGGCGCCGGATCCACAGGCGGGGGCGGCAAAGCCAAAGCGGACTCTGAAAAGAAGCACCCGTGCAGCGACTGCGGCCAGGCCTTCCGCTCAAAGTCCTACCTCAACAAGCACCTGCAGCGGGTACACGGCGGAGCTCAGAAAGGGGTTTCGGGGGCGGGGGCCGCCCTCGGGGACCTGCCCCCCTCGCTGgggtctcccttctctcctcagCAGAACATGTCCCTTCTGGAGTCATTTGGCTTTCAGATTGTACAATCGgccttcgcctcctccctggctgaTACAGAAGCTGGTCAGAGCAGCATGGGGATGGGGGGCAAATGA